From the Brachyspira intermedia PWS/A genome, the window TACAAAATGAATTTGATAAATTATCAAAAGCATTTAATGATATTGATGTTATGATACAATCTGCTAATTGGAATACAGATTTATAATAAAATATAATAGAAGATAGTATATACCTAAACAACTATATTTTATCAAAAATTATTTTCTTATATTTATTATATGCGGTACTAGCCTTGCTAAGCACACAGACATGCCACACAAGCACTTTTTTAATTATACTTCTATTATATTAATACCATAATCTTTTTGTAACTTACTATACTTTTTTTCAATTTCTTTAGTATTATATATACTACTGCTACAATTTATCATAACATTAATTTTTTTAGTGATATTTTTATCGCTTGAATATACATCACAAATTTGACATAATGTATTATAAAGACTAAAATCTTTTGCCTCTCCGCAAACATATATATATTTATAATTTTTTAATTCATATACCCAAGCCATATCAAAAAATCTAGTTTCAGGAGTAATAACTTCAGGTTTCACAGCTCCATACATTTCAGTTAAACGTTCAGTACCTTTAATTATTTTATGTATATTTTTTTCTCTTAATCTTTCATAAAATAAAAGCATATTATTAAGCTGTTTTTCTATAAGCCAGCCATCTGTACCATGAATACAATGATAAGGCCATATTATAAGATTTCTGGCATTAGCTTTTTCTAACTTTTTTAAATATTGTATCTGCTCTTTTTTATATAATGGTATAATTTCATGATTATATATTTTATCCAATGTAACTTCAGTGAAAGGATCAACATCTTCTCCGCTATGCTTCTTCCACATATATGGGTGAAATATAGAATCATAATAATGGGTATCCATAGTTACATAAATTCTTGATATATCCTCTAAATTTGAATATATAAAATTTATTATTCTTTTTATATCTTTTAAAGCACCTTTTACAGGTAAAGAACCTTTTTTAGGATCTATAAAATCTCTCTGTGTATCTACTATTAATAATGCTATATTATTATCATTATTTTTAAAATTAAATTTTTTTGAATAAATATCAGCAAGATGAAATATATCACTTTGATTGATAGGATTAACTTCCTTTCCTATATATTTTTCATTAACAATTTTTTCGTATACATCACTCATACCGCTAATACTCCTGCAATATAAAAATCGTTTAATTTATAAAAGAACTATCCTCGCTATATTTATGGTCATCGGAATAATATAAAGGCATTTTATCTATTCTATAAATACCCCAAGTCTTTACTCCGAACTTCAAATGATAAAAAACTTCTTTTGTTTCTTTATCAACTTCCATTATCTGAGCATTATTACCAAAATCAAGAAGCATATTTCCATTGCTTAAAAAATCTATGTCTGATATATAATGAGAATATAATTTATTTTCTGTTTTATATTCATAGATTTTTTCAGCCTTCCAAGAACCATGAGAACCAGTGATTTTATATTCTACATATCTTGAACCATTTGGATTTATATCTTCATCGCCTTGATTATCAAACATACCTATTACATTAGTTGATATCAAAAATAAAGCATGCTGACTCTTAGGACCATCAGTATTTCCATCACCTAATACTTTATAAGGATCGAATGATTTTAAATCTTTTAAATATCTGCCGTAAGGATTGTATGATTCCATAGTATCTAAAGTATCATCAGCCATATACCAAATAAGCTCCCATTCGCTGTAATCAACTGCCATAACCGCTAAACTTCTTACAGATAAATAAAGTATATCATTAGACTCATCATAAACTAAAGAATTACAATGTGCCCAGTCCATAGGAAAATCTTTTTTTCTTCCTATGCTGTAATATTTATTGTCTTCATCAAATATTAATTTTTTTAAATACTCTTTTTCTGACTCATCGCCATTTTTATTAACTATCTTTTTTATCAAATCGCCGACATATAAATCTCTTATTAAATTTCCATTACTATCAACTTCGCAAATTCTATCTTCAACGCCCCACTCGGAATTAGCAAGCATTATATAATTACTATCAGACTTTTTTCTTATAACATCATGATGAACTCCTATATTCAATTTAGTAACATCAAGTTTTGCATTTCCAAGTAAATCGCTAATTCCCATAGTATCATATATAACAATATCATTATCTTGATCTATAACTTTTGCTATCTCATTAGTAAGATAGAAGTTAGAATAATTCACATAACGCAAATTACCTTTTCTGCTTACCCCCATTAAAAAAAGTCCTTTCCAGCTTCTATTTATAACAGGACTTGCAAAATATAATTCTGCATTATTATCTTTTAAATTAGTAATAGAACTCTCATCATTGATATTGAAAAAATATACATTTTCTTCAGGTTTTAAATCTCTTATTACTCTGTTTGTAGCTGGAATATAAAGTCCGTCTATAGAAAGTTTATCAACTATTATATTAGTAGATATTCTATTTGTACCATTAATAATATGAACAGTATTTGTATTTTCTGAATAAAGCCCATGTATTGCAAAATTAGAGCCGTAATTTTTAGGATAAGTA encodes:
- a CDS encoding cysteine hydrolase family protein; translated protein: MSDVYEKIVNEKYIGKEVNPINQSDIFHLADIYSKKFNFKNNDNNIALLIVDTQRDFIDPKKGSLPVKGALKDIKRIINFIYSNLEDISRIYVTMDTHYYDSIFHPYMWKKHSGEDVDPFTEVTLDKIYNHEIIPLYKKEQIQYLKKLEKANARNLIIWPYHCIHGTDGWLIEKQLNNMLLFYERLREKNIHKIIKGTERLTEMYGAVKPEVITPETRFFDMAWVYELKNYKYIYVCGEAKDFSLYNTLCQICDVYSSDKNITKKINVMINCSSSIYNTKEIEKKYSKLQKDYGINIIEV
- a CDS encoding aryl-sulfate sulfotransferase codes for the protein MKRFAAFIILMMILFLCFSCSKKEIPLPDDKVGEFILNPNGQTPLSLLYKIETNNNYPVTVITEGRLGDEDIIFTYPKNYGSNFAIHGLYSENTNTVHIINGTNRISTNIIVDKLSIDGLYIPATNRVIRDLKPEENVYFFNINDESSITNLKDNNAELYFASPVINRSWKGLFLMGVSRKGNLRYVNYSNFYLTNEIAKVIDQDNDIVIYDTMGISDLLGNAKLDVTKLNIGVHHDVIRKKSDSNYIMLANSEWGVEDRICEVDSNGNLIRDLYVGDLIKKIVNKNGDESEKEYLKKLIFDEDNKYYSIGRKKDFPMDWAHCNSLVYDESNDILYLSVRSLAVMAVDYSEWELIWYMADDTLDTMESYNPYGRYLKDLKSFDPYKVLGDGNTDGPKSQHALFLISTNVIGMFDNQGDEDINPNGSRYVEYKITGSHGSWKAEKIYEYKTENKLYSHYISDIDFLSNGNMLLDFGNNAQIMEVDKETKEVFYHLKFGVKTWGIYRIDKMPLYYSDDHKYSEDSSFIN